The Impatiens glandulifera chromosome 8, dImpGla2.1, whole genome shotgun sequence genome includes a window with the following:
- the LOC124911256 gene encoding classical arabinogalactan protein 25 yields the protein MACFLFFTAFIMVLMISPALCFSISLLKFDTPAVVVLPDHPLSPFKGGSVPSPDISPLLPSPFGSSSSSSIIPSNPSPPNPDEVVNIFAPDSSFSPAGAPLSSSSSLLYCSDMVSLLVVTTILFVLVV from the coding sequence ATGGCCTGCTTTTTGTTTTTCACAGCTTTCATAATGGTTCTCATGATCTCACCAGCATTATGCTTTTCCATTTCACTACTAAAGTTTGACACTCCTGCTGTAGTAGTATTACCAGATCATCCGTTATCTCCTTTTAAAGGGGGTAGTGTTCCTAGTCCAGATATTTCTCCTCTCCTTCCTTCTCCATttggatcttcttcttcttcatcaatcaTCCCTTCAAACCCTAGCCCACCAAATCCTGATGAAGTAGTAAACATTTTTGCTCCTGATTCTTCATTTTCTCCGGCTGGGGCTCCACTGTCTTCGTCTTCTTCATTGCTGTATTGTTCGGATATGGTCTCTTTGCTAGTTGTGACTACAATACTATTTGTTTTGGTAGTTTGA
- the LOC124911686 gene encoding inactive beta-amylase 9, translating into MEVSALISSQSSAGFFSNHHVNPNLFSLKTTISFTPSFRWPIRSSTSLTLRAYSRSESLPSHRIIADSSTRSSHVNGKTELYVGLPIDAISECNAVNHERAIVVGLKALKLLGVDGVEVSVWWGVVEKNSIGEYDWSGYLALANMVDEIGLKLRISICFHASDKPRIDLPDWVSRIGELQPDIFFTDRAGDRYRNCLSLAVDQSPVLHGKTPVQVYKDFCESFKCSFNHLLGSTITGISIGLGPNGELCYPSQRKLSNNVGVGEFQCYDKNMLNNLKQHAEASGNPFWGLSGPHDAPSYDQSPNSGNFFNDDNGSWNAPYGQFFLSWYSSQLMAHGDRILSLAASTFKDSNVEVYGKIPLLPSWYKTQSRPSELTAGFYNIVNRDGYDEIARIFAQNSCKMILPGMDLSNEALSSPELLTAQIMEACERHGVELSGENSLVSGAAPSGRLERIEENMAKKGLMSSFTYQRMGAYFFSPDHFPSFTQFVRRVNQTALHSDDAPSKKLVGGRNLVRSDSGKDLEMQGSLI; encoded by the exons ATGGAGGTTTCCGCCTTAATAAGCTCCCAGTCAAGTGCAGGATTTTTCTCTAATCATCATGTAAACCCTAatcttttctctctcaaaacaaCCATCTCATTTACTCCATCATTCAGATGGCCGATTAGATCTTCAACCTCCCTAACACTAAGAGCTTATTCCCGATCCGAATCTCTTCCATCTCACAGAATCATCGCCGATTCATCTACACGATCTTCTcat GTTAATGGAAAAACTGAATTATACGTTGGCTTACCTATTGATGCGATTTCCGAATGTAATGCTGTTAATCATGAACGAGCAATTGTAGTTGGATTGAAAGCTTTGAAATTGTTAGGAGTTGATGGTGTTGAGGTTTCAGTATGGTGGGGTGTTGTAGAGAAGAACTCCATTGGGGAATATGATTGGTCTGGTTATCTTGCTTTAGCGAATATGGTAGATGAGATAGGTCTTAAACTACGTATCTCCATTTGCTTCCATGCATCGGATAAACCGAGAATTGACCTTCCTGATTGGGTTTCGCGAATTGGCGAATTACAACCAGATATCTTCTTTACGGATAGGGCAGGCGATCGATATAGAAATTGTCTATCGTTGGCGGTTGATCAGTCGCCTGTTCTTCATGGGAAGACTCCGGTTCAAGTTTATAAGGATTTTTGTGAGAGCTTTAAGTGTTCCTTTAATCATCTCCTTGGTTCAACTATCACG GGTATATCCATTGGGCTTGGACCAAATGGGGAGCTTTGTTACCCTTCTCAGCGAAAACTATCCAACAATGTCGGAGTTGGGGAATTTCAATGTTACGATAAAAACATGTTGAATAATCTTAAACAACATGCTGAAGCTTCTGGGAACCCTTTCTGGGGGCTTTCAGGTCCACATGATGCCCCAAGCTATGACCAATCTCCGAATTCTGGAAACTTCTTCAATGATGACAATGGATCGTGGAATGCTCCGTATGGACAATTCTTCCTATCATGGTACTCGAGCCAACTTATGGCTCACGGAGACAGAATCCTCTCCCTTGCTGCCTCTACTTTCAAAGACTCGAATGTAGAGGTTTATGGGAAAATTCCATTACTACCCTCGTGGTACAAAACACAATCTCGTCCATCTGAATTAACTGCCGGATTTTATAACATTGTTAATAGAGATGGATACGACGAGATTGCCAGAATCTTTGCGCAAAACTCTTGCAAAATGATCTTACCCGGAATGGACTTGTCCAATGAAGCTCTTTCAAGCCCGGAGCTGTTAACAGCTCAAATCATGGAAGCTTGTGAGAGACACGGAGTTGAATTGTCGGGTGAGAATTCGTTGGTTTCAGGAGCAGCTCCTAGTGGTCGGTTAGAGCGAATTGAGGAGAATATGGCTAAGAAAGGGTTGATGAGTTCATTTACTTATCAAAGAATGGGAGCTTATTTCTTCTCACCTGATCATTTTCCTTCGTTTACTCAGTTTGTTCGAAGAGTTAATCAAACCGCCCTGCATTCTGACGATGCCCCGAGCAAGAAATTGGTTGGTGGTCGTAATCTTGTAAGGTCAGATAGTGGCAAAGATCTTGAGATGCAAGGATCTTTAATATGA
- the LOC124912872 gene encoding uncharacterized protein LOC124912872, which yields MGKTCCSSDSDDFDLMSFFMIVVLVLVMMLICVPQPRSRRFVVYRLSSPSIKSGGNVNWPQFNKSRASGDWNDLLRTIPEGARVLDALSSYHMNNHEDTRVWSVENNDKFDSGASWDCVRDHGNIVPWSHLMWSTKVIPKHQFILWLSFRERLNTRDRIKKYMSISDPNCLLYLGHEETIEHLIWNCPFASLLWRRFFASMSLLNFPNE from the exons ATGGGAAAGACATGTTGTTCCTCGGATTCAGATGATTTCGATCTAATGAGTTTCTTCATGATAGTGGTTTTGGTTCTCGTGATGATGCTAATTTGTGTTCCACAACCAAGATCAAGGCGGTTTGTGGTATATCGAT TGTCTTCTCCATCGATCAAATCAGGTGGAAATGTCAATTGGCCGCAGTTCAACAAGTCAAGAGCTAGCGGCGATTGGAATGACCTTCTTAGGACTATTCCAGAAGGTGCGAGAGTTCTTGACGCACTTTCATCCTATCATATGAATAACCATGAGGATACTCGTGTTTGGAGTGTTGAGAACAATGATAAGTTCGACTCAGGGGCATCTTGGGATTGTGTTCGTGATCATGGGAACATTGTTCCATGGTCCCATTTAATGTGGTCTACCAAAGTGATCCCCAAacaccaattcattttatgGCTCTCCTTTCGCGAGAGACTCAATACTCGTGATCGGATCAAAAAGTACATGAGCATCTCGGATCCTAATTGCCTCCTTTACTTGGGACATGAGGAGACCATTGAACACCTCATTTGGAACTGCCCTTTCGCCTCCTTGCTTTGGCGCAGATTCTTCGCATCAATGAGCCTCCTCAACTTCCCAAACGAATGA